The Algiphilus sp. DNA window CGCGGCAGGCTGTCCCGGCTTCCGGTGAAGCCCACCGTCAGCTGGCCGTCGTAGGACACGCAGGTGATGTTCAGGCCCAGTCCCTGGATCGGGATCGAGACCGGGTACATCGCCTCCATGCGCGCACCGTCCAGGTACAGCGCCCGGTCGGGGCCGGGCACATTCGAGATCACCACGTTCATCGACGGCCGCAGGCGCGCGCCCTGCCCGCTCAGCAGCACGCCGATCGCCGGCGCCATCGTGGACATGGTGTAGACCGAGCGCGCCGCACCGGGCAGGCTCTGCAGGTGCGCCTTGCTGGCCTGCATCGAGCGCCGTATCGCGGCCAGGCGCGCCTGCGGATCGCTCAGCTCCGTGCCCAGCACGGACCACAGGAAGCCCACCGCATTGCCCGCCTCGTCATCGCCGCTCTCGGCGCGCAGGCTCACCGGCACGCCGGCGATCAGCGAGCGCTCGGGGAGCTTGCCGTTGTCGAGCAGATGACGCCGCAGCGCGGCGCCGCACAGGGCCAGGAAGATGTCGTTGACCGAGCAGTCCGCGCGCCTGGCGAGGGTCTTGATCCGCGCCAGCGGGAAGCGCTGCGTGGCGACGCGGCGCGCGCCCGTGACCGGACCGTTGAGGATGCTGCGCGGCGCCTCGAAGGGCAGCCGCACCGTCTCGTCGTCACGACTTCCCGGACGGCGCAGCAGCGGGCGCATCGAACGGGCCGCCAGGCGCGGCCACTGCGTCAGCGGCACGCCGCCGGACCCGGAGCGGCCGGCCGCCTCGCCCCCCGCCCGCTTGCGGCGCCCGGCGGACGCGACCTCCGCCCACGGCACCATCCAGTTGTCGGTGCCCGGCGTCGTCGCCAGGCCGCGCGTCAGCAGATGCATGCCCTTGATGCCGTCGACCAGGGCGTGGTGGACCTTTGTGTAGATGGCGAAGCGACCGTTCTCCAGCCCCTCGATGACGTGGCAGGTCCAGAGCGGTCGCGAACGGTCCAGCGTGGTGCTGTGCAGATGCGAGATCAGCTCGCCGAGCTCGCGCTCGCCGCCGGGCGCCGGCAGGCAGGTGTGCCGCACGTGATAGGCCATGTCGATGGTCGGTGCCGTCTCGGTGGCCGGCGCCATGCGCGACAGCGGCACCTGCGCCAGGCGCAGGTTCCACGGCCGGCCCAGCTTCTCCGGGCCGCGCAGCTTCTGCACCACCGACCGGCAGAAGTCCGCGGACGCGTCGTCCGGCAGCTGGAACACCTGCAGTGCCGCGACGTGCATCGGCGTCTCGCGGCGCTCGATCTGCAGGAAGGTGGCATCCAGAAGGGAGAGTCTGCGGGCGCCCATCACGCAGCCTCCTCGAGCGTGGCGCCCGCCTTGGCGGGAATGAAGCTCATGGCGCGTTCGGCCAGCGCCGTGATGGTGAGGCTCGGGTTCACGCCCAGATTGGCCGAGAGCATCGATCCGTCGACGACGTACAGACCCTGGTAGTTGAACACCCGGTTCTGCGCATCCACCACGCCCTTGTCGGGCGACGCCGCCATGGCGCAGCCGCCCATGCAGTGCGCCGTCATCGGCACGTTGAAGGCGATCTCGCTCACCGAGGACAGCCCGATGCCGCCGGTCGCCCGCGCCGCCTTCTCGGTGAAGGCGTTGGCCTCGGGGATGAAGGTCGGAATACGATCGCCGTGGCTGGTCAGCGCCTTGCCGAAGGGCCAGTACCAGCGCCGCTTCCAGCGCATGTCGATGTGCCCGTCGAGGGTCTGCATGACCAGGAAGATCACCGTCTCGCGCGCCCAGCGATACGGCAGCAGCGCGCGGATGCCGGACAGCGGCCGCGTGGCGATGAGGCGCAGCATGGCGCCCAGCCAGTGCAGCACGCGGCCGGGCCCGGCGCGACCGCCGGTGAGCACGGTGAACAGCCCGCTCATGAGATTCGAGCCATCCGGGTAGCGCACCGCCTCGATGTGCGTGTGCCGATCGATGTAGATGCCCGAGCCGATGGCCACGCCCCTGGAAAGATCCTCGCGCGTGCCGGGATAGCGCACGCCGAGGATGGACTCGGCATTGGTGCGCACGCGCTTGCCGAGATCGTCCGACACATGGGGCAGCGAGCCCTTCGCCTTGAGCCGGAAGAGCAGCTCCTGCGTGCCCAGCGAGGACGCCGCGAAGATCACGTTCTTCGCCGTCACCACGCGCCGGCGCGCGAAGAAGCGCTTGAAGCTGGGGACGGTCGTCACGGCGTAGCCGTCGGCGCCGTCCGCCTTGCCGCCCAGCGGCGCGACGTCGACGACGCGCGTCTCGGCCTGCACCTCCGCGCCCTGCGCCTCGGCCAGATAGAGGTAGTTCTTGTCGAGGGTGTTCTTGGCGTCGTGTCGGCAGCCCACCATGCAGGCGCCGCAGCCGATGCAGGACTTGCGCGCCGGGCCGCGTCCGCCGAAGTAGGGATCGGGCACCTCGGTGCCGGGCGTGTCGCCCTCGCGCCCGAAGAAGACGCCGACGCGGGTGTAGTAGAAGGAATCCTCGACCCCGGCGGCGCGCGCCATGTCCTTGAGCCGGGCGTCAGCGCCGCCCGGCCGCTGGTTGGTGGTCACGCCGAGCATGCGCTGGGCGGTCTCGTAGTGCTGCGGCATCTGCTGCTGCCACTGGTCGAGCCCGGCCCAGTTGCCGTCGTTCCAGACCGAGTCCGGCGGCACCAGCAGCGTCTGCGCATAGGTGATGGAGCCGCCGCCCACGGCGTTGCCGTGCAGGATCATAACGTGGCGGAACAGGCGCAGTCGCAGGAAGCCCTTCAGCGCCAGGAAGGGCGCCCAGAGGTAATTCCAGATCTTCCAGTTGGTGGTGGGCAGGTTCTCCGGCGTCCAGCGCCGGCCCTGCTCGATGACGGCCACCCGGTAGCCCTTCTCGGTCAGGCGGTGCGCGGACACGCTGCCGCCGAAGCCCGATCCGACGATGACGTAGTCGTAATCGTGTTCGTTCATGCTGTCTCTCCTCCCCGGATCATCGCGTCCGGCGCTATGGGGTGCTGCGGTGTCGCGAGTCCGGCGCTCAGGCCAGCTGGAACTCGTTCAGGTCCGGCTCGCGCATCGCGCGCCGGAACACGGTCGGGTTGTAGGGGTAGATGATCGGCTTGCCGCGCTTGTCGAGGTACCAGCCCACGCAGCCGCTGCCCCAGACGGTCTTGTCGAGGCCGTCGTCCAGATAGCGCGCATAGGCCGCCTGGGCCTCGGGCCGCACGTCGATCGCCCGGGCGCGGCCGGTGCGCAGCTCGTCGATCAGCGTCATCAGATAGCCCATCTGCGACTCGGCGATCGAGGTGATGCCGATGTTGCCCACCGGGCTGCGCGGCCCGACCAGCATGAAGTAGTTCGGGAAGCCCGCGACCGCGACCCCGCGCAGCGCCTCGGCGCCCTCGGCCCAGGTCTCGCGCAGGCTCGTGCCCTGCTCGTTCACGACGTCGAAGTTGTAGGTGTAGTCCAGCGCGTGGAAACCGGTGGCCATCACCAGCACGTCGAGCTCGTGCAGCCGTCCGTCGGTGGTGCGCACGCCGCCGGCCTCGATGCGCTCGATGCCGGTATCGACCAGTTCCGCCTGCGGCGCCTGGATGGCGTCGTAGAAGCCGTCCGAGAGGATCAGGCGCCGACACCCGACCTTGTAGTCCGGCGTCAGCTTCGCCCGCAGCTCCGGGTCGCGCACCTTCGCCAGGTGCCTGCGGCACAGGTGTTCGAGCACGCGCATCGTCCAGTGGCTGTCGCCGGTGACGCCGCGCGCCACCTGTTCCAGCAGACGCCCCTGCAGCTTGCCGACGGCGTTGGCATAGCCCGGCAGGAAGCGATGCAGCTGCTTCAGCGGCCCCGGACGCTCCAGCTCCATGGCGGGCATCACCCATTGCGCGGTGCGCTGGAACAGGCTGTAGTGGCTCGCCCGCTCCGCCAGCGCCACGGTGATCTGCGTGGCCGTGGAACCGGTACCGATGACACCGATGCGGCGACCGTCCAGCGGCACGTCGTGGTCCCAGCGCGCGCTGTGGAACAGGGCGCCGCCGAAATCCGCCAGGCCCGGGATGTCCGGCATGCGCGGATGACACAGAAAGCCCATGGCGTTGATGACCACATCGGCGCTGCGCACCGCGCCATCGGTCGTGCGCACCTGCCAGCGGCCGTCGACGCGGCGGATGTCCTCGACGCAGTGCCGCAGGCGCACATGCGGCATGAGCCCGTAGCGCTCGGCGCAGTACTTGAAGTAGGCCTTCAGCTCGGGGCCCTTGGCGTAGAGGCCGGACCACTTCCAGTTGTGCTCGAAGGTGTAGTCGTAGTTGTGGGCCGGCACGTCGCAGGCGAGGCCGGGATAGGTGTTGTCCCGCCAGGTGCCGCCGACATCGTCGGCCATCTCCAGGATCTCGAAGTCGTGCAGGCCGGCCTGCTTGAGCTTGATGCCGGCGAGGATGCCGGACATGCCGGCACCCAGGACCAGGAAGCTGGGGTCTTGGCGCTTGGTCATGGTTCCTCCGTTGTCGTTATGGGGCTCAGGACTTGAGCCAGACCAGGAATCGGTAGACGAGATCGGCCACGCGGCCGTACGGCGGCTGCAGGAATCGCATCGCGCTGATCGGCGCCTGATGGAACACGGGCCGCATCTTCGAGAAGGTGCGGAAACCGTCGAAGCCGTGGTACTGCCCCATCCCGCTGGCGCCGACGCCGCCGAAGGGCATGTCGTGCTGCGCCACGTGGAAGAGCGCGTCGTTGACGGTGACGCCGCCGGACATGGTGTGCGTCAGGTAGTGCTCGACCAGCTTCCGGTCCCGGGAGAAGGGATAGAAGGCCAGCGGCCGGTCGTGCGCGCGCACGTGCTCGATGACGTCCTGCGGGCCGTCGTAGGGCAGCACCATCAGCAGCGGACCGAAGGTCTCGCGCTGGCGGATGATCATGTCCGGCGTGGTGTCCAGCACCAGGTGCAGCGGCACCTTGCGACTGGCCGGGTCCGGCGCCTGGTGCGGCGTCAGATTGATGACGCGCGCCCCCTTGCTGCGGGCGTCCGCCAGCGTGTCCAGCATGCGCTGGCAGGAACGTTCGTCGATGAGCGCGGTGTAGTCGCGGCTGTGGATGTCCGGCACGTGGCGCGCGGTCCATCGCTGCGCTTCGGCGACGAAGGCATCGACCTGGTCGCGCTGCACGAAGACATAGTCGACGTTCACGCAGATCTGGCCGGCGTTGAACTGCTTGACGAAGAGGATCCGCTGCACGGCCTTGGCGAGCGGATAGCGCGGATCGATCACCGCCGGCGACTTGCCGCCCAGCTCGAGCACCACCGGCGTGAGATTCGCGGCCGCGGCCGCCATCACCTTGCGGCCGGTCTCGCCGGACCCGGTGAAGAACAGCAGATCGAAGGGAATGCGCGAGAAGGCGATGCCGACCCCGCCGGTCTCCTCGAGGAAGCAGACCTTGTCGGTGCTGAAGTAGCGGGGCGCCAGCTCGATGAGCAGCCGGCTCAGATGCCGCGAGTTCTCCGACATCTTCACCATCGCGCGGTTGCCGGCGGCGAGCGCCGCGGACAACGGCCCGAAGGCCAGGAACAGCGGGAAGTTCCACGGCACGATGATGCCCACGCAGCCCAGCGGCTGCGGCACCACCCGGTTGCGTCCGCCCGCGAAGAGGCTCAGGTCGACATGGCGCCGCTGCGGCTTCGCCCACCGCCCGAGCTTGCGGATGCAGTCGTTGATGCCATCGGTGACCGATATCACCTCGCCGAACAGCGTCTCGTGCCGCGAGCGACAGCCGTAGTCCGCCGTGGTGGCGGCGATGATCGCCTCGCGGTTGTCATTGAGCAGCGCCTTGAGCGCCCGCAGGTCCGCACGCCGCTCGGCCACGCTCGGCACCGGGTGCGCATGGTAGGCGGCCTTCTGGCGCTCGAAGCACGCGCCCAGCGCTACGCTCGCGTCCGGGGCCTGGATGGGTTGCACGACAGCCATGGCGTCTCCTCCTTGTCGTTGTCGGGTCGATCAGGCCGGGAGCGGCAGCTCGCGCTCCCACACCACCCGCTCGCGGCGCGCGGCCCAGGCCCCGATGCGATCCGCGTAGCGCCCCTCGATGGCGCTGCGCCGGATCTTCATGGTCGGCGTGAGCAGGCCGTTCTCGATGCTCCAGGCATCCGCCACCACCACGGCGAAGGCCAGCTGCTCGTGCGGGTCGAGCGTGCCGTTGACCTGGTCCAGCAGGGCCTCGATCTCGACTTCGAAGGCCGCGCGCCCTTCCGCGTTGCCCAGCGCCTCCGACGCGAGCGGACTGGGCATCATCAGGACGAAGGGCTGCGGCTGGTCGGCCCCGCTGACGCAGACCACCTCCACTCTGGGATGCCCGAGCCGGCACTCGATGGGCACCGGGGCGACGTACTTGCCCTTGGCCGTCTTGAAGATCTCCTTGAGCCGGCCGGTGATGCGCAGCCGGCCAGCGTCGTCCACCTCGCCCAGATCGCCGGTGCGGAACCAGCCATCCGCGGTGTAGGCCTCCGCGGTCTGATCGGCATCCTTGTAGTAGCCGAGCATGCCGCCCGGGCTCCGGATCTGGACTTCCCCGCTCTCGGCGATCCGGCGCTCGACACCGGGAAGGGTCTCGCCGACGTAGCCGATGCGGGCGCGCCCCGGGTAGGAGCAGTGCGAGTACGCGAAGTCCTCGGACATGGCATAGCCCTCCAGCAGCTCCAGTCCGAGATCGCGGTACCACTGCATCACCGACGGCGCCAGCGGGGCGGACCCGGTGATGGCGAGTCGCACATCCTGGAGGCCCAGCTTGACCAGCACATCGCGGCGCGTGGCATCGGCGCTCGCGGGATCACGCAGCAGCTCGGTCAGGCGCTCCTGCGGCACGGCCGCGAGCACCGACTGCTGGAACTTCACCCACAGCCGCGGCACCGACAGGAAGATGGTCGGCTGCGCGCGCCGCAGATCGGCCGCGAAGGTGTCGAGGCCTTCGCTGAAGTACACCCGGAATCCGTTGCGCAGCGCGTTCGCCTCCACCGCGGCCGCCTCGAAGACGTGCGCCAGCGGCAGGTAGGACAGCATGCGGTCGCCGGGGCCGATATCGGCCAGGTTGCCGAGCAGGCGCGAACCGGCTTCGATGCTGCGGAACGAGCACATGACGCCCTTCGGCAGTCCCGTGCTGCCGGAGGTGTACACCAGGCGCGCCAGCTCGTCCGGCTCGCGCGGGACGGGACTCGATATCGCCGGATGGCCGATGATCACGTCGGCCCATGCCAGCGTGCGGTTCGGGCTGCCGAGCTCCGCCGCGCCCGGCATCTGCACCACTGCAAGGTCATCCGGGATGCCGGCAGCCATGCTCCGGGCATCGTCGAGCGGCCCGACGAAGAGCAGCCGTGCCTCGCTGTGCGCGAGGATGTGGCGCAGGGTCTCGGCGTTGAGGGACGGATAGATCGGGACACTCACGTGCCCCGCCATGCCGATGGCGAGATCGGCGATGAAGTAGGCCGCGCAGTTGCGCGACAGCAAGGCGATCCGGCTCCCGCGCGGCAGATCGAGGCCGGCGATGCATCCGGCCAGCCGGTGCACCTGATCGGCCGCCTCGGACCAGGTGATGTCGGTGGTCGCGCCACCGTGCGGTTGTGTCAGGAAGACCGCGTCGGGCTGTTCGGCCGCCCAGTGGTGAAGCCCCGCGATGGGGGTCCAGATGGTGTCGGTCATGGCGTCGTCTCCTCTCCAGCCGGGTGGCGGTCACTGCGCTTCCGGCGCGCAACCACCTGGGTAGGACGCCATCCTGCCGGCCCATCGGTCGGAAAATTTATCGTCGTGGGACAAGTTTTTCTCTCCACCGGACATCTCCGCAGCGCGCCGCCGGGCTCGCGCTCGGCCGGAAAGAGTCGACCGTTCAGGATAAAAACTTGGCCGATGAGGGAAAGTCTGGTGGTGCATGGATCGGCAGGCTCGCTGCCCTGTGCTGAGCGATCCCCCTGATGAGGAGCATTTCCCGATGGCGAAACTCGATCTTGCAGATGCCGTGGTGGTCATCACCGGTTCGTCCGGCGAGCTAGGCCGCGGGCTGGCCTGGGCGCTCAGCGAGCGCGGCGCACGCCTCGCGCTGATGGATCTCGATGAGGACGCCGTCACCACGCAGGCCCGGGCTCTCGGCAATCCGGAGCGCGCCCGCGGCTGGAGCGTGGACGTAAGAAGCATGAGCGCGCTTCAGAACGCCATGGATGCGGCGGCCGCGCACTTCGGCCGCATCGATGTCGTGATCGCCAATGCCGGCGTGGCGACGCTCGAGCCGCTCGCCACGCAGACGCCGAGATCCTTCGAGCGCGTCATCGACATCAACGTCAACGGCGTCTTCCGGACCTTCAAGGCCGCCCACCCCCACGTCACGGCATCGCGAGGCCATCTGCTGGCGATTGCCTCCATGGCCTCGTTCTTCCATTCACCGATGCAGGGCGCCTACGCCGCCAGCAAGGCGGCGGTCTGGGCGCTGTGCGACAGCATTCGTGTGGAGCTCCGGCACACCGGCGTCACCGTGGGCAGCATCCACCCCACCTTCTTCAAGACGCCGCTGGCCGACGGGCTCACCGAGAATGCCGCCGGGCGCACCCTGTACAACGGCAACCGCGGGCTGTTCCGCAAGACCACGCTCGGCGCCGTGGTCGAGGCCACGGTTCCCGCCATCGAGCGCCGCGCGGAGACGGCGATCATCCCGCGCCAGCACCGGATCATCGCCTCGTGGCCGATGCTGATGCGCCGGCTCACCGACCGCATCCTGTTCCGCGACAGCGCCATCGCAAAGGCGATGAGCGAGCTGGAGCATTGACCCGGCAAGGCCCACAACGGCCGGGCATCGCCGAGCGGGCGTCATTTGACCCCGGGTCGGCGCTGGTGAAACATTCACGGCATGGCGGTGATGACCCGAGCAAGCGGGCTGCGCGGCTACCGTGAGCTCGTTCGCGAGCTGGGCGGCAACCCGGTCGCGCTCCTCGAGTCGGTCGGCGTGCCGCCCTCGCATCTCGATGACGACAACGCCCTCGTCCCGATGCGGAGCTTCCTCCAGCTGCTGGAGGACGCCGCACGGACGTGCGGGACGGTCGATTTCGGCATGCGCATGGGGGCCCATCAGGACATCACGGTGCTGGGGCCTCTCGCCGTGGCGATGCAGAATGCCGCCACCCCGCTGGAGGCCATGCACTGCGCGTCGCGCTTCTGCTTCGTGCAGAGCCCGGGCATCGCGCTCGATGTCGTGGAACACAGCCCGCACCGGGCTGACTGCGCCGAGGTCCGCTACGAGGTCGTCCTTCCGCGCGTCCCGCCGCACCCGCAGGTGCTCGAGCACGGGCTTCTGGTCGCCCATCGCATCATGCGGCGCCTGATTCCCGAGGCCTATCGCGCCGAGGAGATCCACCTTCCGCACGCCGCCCTGTCGGGACCGGCCACCTACGGCCGGCACTTTCACGCGCCGCTGCGCCACGAGCAGCCGCATGCCGCCATCCTGGTCCGGCGATCGGTGCTGCAGATGCCCATGAAGGCCATCAACGATTCGCTGCGCGAGATGGCGATGGCCTATATCGACGTGCATTACCCGCGCCCCGGCCAGAGCGTCAGCGCTCGCGTGCACCAGGCGGTGTCGCGCTCGCTGACCACCGGCATGGCGACGCAGGATCAGGTGGCGGGCATGATGGCGATGCACCCCCGCACGCTGCGGCGCAGGCTGACCGCCGAAGGCACCGGCTTCGAGCGGATTCTCGACGGCGTGCGACGCGAGGCCGCCACGCGCTATCTGACCACCACGCAGATGCCGATGAACCAGGTCTCGAATCTGCTCGGCTTCTCGGCGCAGTCGGCGTTCACCCGCAGCTGCCGGCGATGGTTCGGGATGTCCCCGCGCCAGGTCCGCCGCACCGGCGGGCTACCCGCGCCGCCCCGCCCCGCCGCGGACGTGCCACTCGCCGCGGAGCGCGACTGACCCGACCGCGCTCAGGTGGTCAGCTGCAGCCGCTTCTCCAGGAACAGGAGCATCACCTCCGCGGCCGCCTGCGTGTACTCCGGCGTCATCCGGCCGTGCAGGAAGTACGACATGCGGAAGCTCGCGGTGCCGAACTCGACCGCCAGGGCCGGAATGTCCGGAGCGCCGTCGGGCAGGACGATGCCGCGATCGTGCAGCAGGGACCGGGTCAGCGCACCCAGCCGCGCGATGGTGTACTCAAGCGCCCGGAAGCTGTCGTCCGAGAACCCGGTCAGCAGCACGACCTGTGCGACCG harbors:
- a CDS encoding wax ester/triacylglycerol synthase family O-acyltransferase — its product is MGARRLSLLDATFLQIERRETPMHVAALQVFQLPDDASADFCRSVVQKLRGPEKLGRPWNLRLAQVPLSRMAPATETAPTIDMAYHVRHTCLPAPGGERELGELISHLHSTTLDRSRPLWTCHVIEGLENGRFAIYTKVHHALVDGIKGMHLLTRGLATTPGTDNWMVPWAEVASAGRRKRAGGEAAGRSGSGGVPLTQWPRLAARSMRPLLRRPGSRDDETVRLPFEAPRSILNGPVTGARRVATQRFPLARIKTLARRADCSVNDIFLALCGAALRRHLLDNGKLPERSLIAGVPVSLRAESGDDEAGNAVGFLWSVLGTELSDPQARLAAIRRSMQASKAHLQSLPGAARSVYTMSTMAPAIGVLLSGQGARLRPSMNVVISNVPGPDRALYLDGARMEAMYPVSIPIQGLGLNITCVSYDGQLTVGFTGSRDSLPRLQRIAVYAGEALDELERVFGVTGAGEGS
- a CDS encoding GMC family oxidoreductase; protein product: MNEHDYDYVIVGSGFGGSVSAHRLTEKGYRVAVIEQGRRWTPENLPTTNWKIWNYLWAPFLALKGFLRLRLFRHVMILHGNAVGGGSITYAQTLLVPPDSVWNDGNWAGLDQWQQQMPQHYETAQRMLGVTTNQRPGGADARLKDMARAAGVEDSFYYTRVGVFFGREGDTPGTEVPDPYFGGRGPARKSCIGCGACMVGCRHDAKNTLDKNYLYLAEAQGAEVQAETRVVDVAPLGGKADGADGYAVTTVPSFKRFFARRRVVTAKNVIFAASSLGTQELLFRLKAKGSLPHVSDDLGKRVRTNAESILGVRYPGTREDLSRGVAIGSGIYIDRHTHIEAVRYPDGSNLMSGLFTVLTGGRAGPGRVLHWLGAMLRLIATRPLSGIRALLPYRWARETVIFLVMQTLDGHIDMRWKRRWYWPFGKALTSHGDRIPTFIPEANAFTEKAARATGGIGLSSVSEIAFNVPMTAHCMGGCAMAASPDKGVVDAQNRVFNYQGLYVVDGSMLSANLGVNPSLTITALAERAMSFIPAKAGATLEEAA
- a CDS encoding NAD(P)/FAD-dependent oxidoreductase; amino-acid sequence: MTKRQDPSFLVLGAGMSGILAGIKLKQAGLHDFEILEMADDVGGTWRDNTYPGLACDVPAHNYDYTFEHNWKWSGLYAKGPELKAYFKYCAERYGLMPHVRLRHCVEDIRRVDGRWQVRTTDGAVRSADVVINAMGFLCHPRMPDIPGLADFGGALFHSARWDHDVPLDGRRIGVIGTGSTATQITVALAERASHYSLFQRTAQWVMPAMELERPGPLKQLHRFLPGYANAVGKLQGRLLEQVARGVTGDSHWTMRVLEHLCRRHLAKVRDPELRAKLTPDYKVGCRRLILSDGFYDAIQAPQAELVDTGIERIEAGGVRTTDGRLHELDVLVMATGFHALDYTYNFDVVNEQGTSLRETWAEGAEALRGVAVAGFPNYFMLVGPRSPVGNIGITSIAESQMGYLMTLIDELRTGRARAIDVRPEAQAAYARYLDDGLDKTVWGSGCVGWYLDKRGKPIIYPYNPTVFRRAMREPDLNEFQLA
- a CDS encoding coniferyl aldehyde dehydrogenase, translated to MAVVQPIQAPDASVALGACFERQKAAYHAHPVPSVAERRADLRALKALLNDNREAIIAATTADYGCRSRHETLFGEVISVTDGINDCIRKLGRWAKPQRRHVDLSLFAGGRNRVVPQPLGCVGIIVPWNFPLFLAFGPLSAALAAGNRAMVKMSENSRHLSRLLIELAPRYFSTDKVCFLEETGGVGIAFSRIPFDLLFFTGSGETGRKVMAAAAANLTPVVLELGGKSPAVIDPRYPLAKAVQRILFVKQFNAGQICVNVDYVFVQRDQVDAFVAEAQRWTARHVPDIHSRDYTALIDERSCQRMLDTLADARSKGARVINLTPHQAPDPASRKVPLHLVLDTTPDMIIRQRETFGPLLMVLPYDGPQDVIEHVRAHDRPLAFYPFSRDRKLVEHYLTHTMSGGVTVNDALFHVAQHDMPFGGVGASGMGQYHGFDGFRTFSKMRPVFHQAPISAMRFLQPPYGRVADLVYRFLVWLKS
- a CDS encoding AMP-binding protein, producing the protein MTDTIWTPIAGLHHWAAEQPDAVFLTQPHGGATTDITWSEAADQVHRLAGCIAGLDLPRGSRIALLSRNCAAYFIADLAIGMAGHVSVPIYPSLNAETLRHILAHSEARLLFVGPLDDARSMAAGIPDDLAVVQMPGAAELGSPNRTLAWADVIIGHPAISSPVPREPDELARLVYTSGSTGLPKGVMCSFRSIEAGSRLLGNLADIGPGDRMLSYLPLAHVFEAAAVEANALRNGFRVYFSEGLDTFAADLRRAQPTIFLSVPRLWVKFQQSVLAAVPQERLTELLRDPASADATRRDVLVKLGLQDVRLAITGSAPLAPSVMQWYRDLGLELLEGYAMSEDFAYSHCSYPGRARIGYVGETLPGVERRIAESGEVQIRSPGGMLGYYKDADQTAEAYTADGWFRTGDLGEVDDAGRLRITGRLKEIFKTAKGKYVAPVPIECRLGHPRVEVVCVSGADQPQPFVLMMPSPLASEALGNAEGRAAFEVEIEALLDQVNGTLDPHEQLAFAVVVADAWSIENGLLTPTMKIRRSAIEGRYADRIGAWAARRERVVWERELPLPA
- a CDS encoding SDR family NAD(P)-dependent oxidoreductase, with translation MAKLDLADAVVVITGSSGELGRGLAWALSERGARLALMDLDEDAVTTQARALGNPERARGWSVDVRSMSALQNAMDAAAAHFGRIDVVIANAGVATLEPLATQTPRSFERVIDINVNGVFRTFKAAHPHVTASRGHLLAIASMASFFHSPMQGAYAASKAAVWALCDSIRVELRHTGVTVGSIHPTFFKTPLADGLTENAAGRTLYNGNRGLFRKTTLGAVVEATVPAIERRAETAIIPRQHRIIASWPMLMRRLTDRILFRDSAIAKAMSELEH
- a CDS encoding AraC family transcriptional regulator, coding for MTRASGLRGYRELVRELGGNPVALLESVGVPPSHLDDDNALVPMRSFLQLLEDAARTCGTVDFGMRMGAHQDITVLGPLAVAMQNAATPLEAMHCASRFCFVQSPGIALDVVEHSPHRADCAEVRYEVVLPRVPPHPQVLEHGLLVAHRIMRRLIPEAYRAEEIHLPHAALSGPATYGRHFHAPLRHEQPHAAILVRRSVLQMPMKAINDSLREMAMAYIDVHYPRPGQSVSARVHQAVSRSLTTGMATQDQVAGMMAMHPRTLRRRLTAEGTGFERILDGVRREAATRYLTTTQMPMNQVSNLLGFSAQSAFTRSCRRWFGMSPRQVRRTGGLPAPPRPAADVPLAAERD